A window of Microbacterium luteolum contains these coding sequences:
- the rplS gene encoding 50S ribosomal protein L19 has translation MQILDAVDAASLRSDIPDFNPGDNVKVHVNITEGNRSRIQVFQGVVIGRQGDGVRETFCVRKISFQVGVERTFPVHSPVIDHIEVVTRGDVRRAKLYYLRQLRGKKAKIKEKRDR, from the coding sequence ATGCAGATCCTCGACGCTGTCGACGCGGCATCACTCCGCTCCGACATCCCCGACTTCAACCCCGGTGACAACGTGAAGGTCCACGTGAACATCACCGAGGGCAACCGCTCCCGTATCCAGGTCTTCCAGGGCGTCGTCATCGGCCGCCAGGGCGACGGCGTGCGCGAGACCTTCTGCGTCCGCAAGATCAGCTTCCAGGTCGGCGTCGAGCGCACCTTCCCGGTGCACTCCCCGGTGATCGACCACATCGAGGTCGTCACCCGCGGTGACGTGCGTCGCGCGAAGCTCTACTACCTCCGCCAGCTCCGTGGCAAGAAGGCGAAGATCAAGGAGAAGCGCGACCGCTGA